A stretch of the Leptidea sinapis chromosome 5, ilLepSina1.1, whole genome shotgun sequence genome encodes the following:
- the LOC126964485 gene encoding uncharacterized protein LOC126964485 isoform X1: MDKVTFKVNGVHCSVGCEVNSGTSLLEYLRRHLELRGTKYMCTEGGCGACLVSVVKHPGALPQSVNSCLTSVTSCKGWDITTIEKVGNRLDGYHSLQKTLYENSGTQCGYCSPGWVMAMYSLLKKKKMTMLEIEKSLGSNVCRCTGYRPILDAFKKFASDSPDPYHLPDIEDLKICKKSGDECSQTCSESDWCFIGHDDVERSPVIHIKLSDNKDWFRVEEIGDIYNIFKKYGADEYMLVAGNTAKGAYPILEYPRLLIDVSGVTALKGYLIDQNLGIGAGNTLTELEEIFTNVCKREYFSYLRILYNHLQLVAHIPVKNIGTIAGNLMTKHRHNDFKSDIFLLLETVGANVTILNERGLPYRVNMRQFLKENMRGKILLNILLPPFNEQYKLVTFKIMPRSQNAHAIVHAGFLYKIDRNLTVESCRIVFSGLSPPLTRASKTERFLVGQRLFTNETLQGALGVLNDEIVVTDHLPEMSAAYRRQLALGLFYKGLLSLCPPNILGARYKSGAIRLREDRSGSDGRQIFDTNPALWPLNKPSPKSDGLIQCAGEATYTEDIPSLPNEVFAAFVLADIPLGTIDRIDSSTALAEPGVLAFYSAKDIPGENSYTPAGSTFYQADEEVLCEKEVKYMNQPIGIIVAQNQHIADRAATLVKVLYKNIRKPVVDIKIAKNDPKRSTLFMNFKPTRTGSDVTKVIKGESTIYGQYHFTMETLACVSHPIEEGIKVYSTTQWIDVVQRMVAKVLKIEQNRIDVQVRRLGGAYGIKISRGTQVATACALVTFKLNRPCRFIQSLKNNMRAVGKRLPCSTNVELGVNQRGEIQFLKYELYSDNGYIIDEPLTALGLDSYYNCYDKSTWDYTVLNSITDTASNTWCRSPATLECIAMIEIIMERISYEANIDPFEVRIANLDNIQHRDILELVQTIKTNSNYEMRKKEIEKFNVENRWKKRGLRCSFLRWTPVGNQYFDINLAVYFGDGSVIITHAGIEMGQGVNTKAVQICAYLLKIPVEKIQIKPNETTSAPNSFVSGGSVTSQNVAIGVRKCCEELLRRLEPIKQKLNNPTWAQLIRSAYDAQIDLQVHGFTNIADTQEYNIYGVTLAEVEIDVLTGEWNINRVDLIEDVGQSVNPEIDIGQIEGAFVMGAGYWTTEELVYHPETGELLTDRTWEYWVPQARDIPQDFRIYFRKKSYTNNLIFGAKATGEPATCMAVVIPMAMREAIADARREVGRPRDKWFEIDGPYTVEKLCLSCATRKEDFKLY, from the exons TTGGATGTGAGGTGAATTCTGGTACATCATTGCTGGAATACCTGCGCAGACATCTGGAGCTGAGAGGCACCAAGTACATGTGCACTGAGGGAGGTTGTGGTGCCTGCCTCGTTAGCGTGGTGAAGCATCCCGGAGCACTACCACAGAGCGTTAACTCG TGCTTAACGTCGGTGACGTCGTGTAAGGGCTGGGACATTACAACGATAGAGAAAGTTGGCAACAGGCTGGATGGATATCACTCCCTGCAGAAGACCTTGTACGAGAACAGTGGCACACAGTGTGGGTACTGCAGTCCAGGATGGGTCATGGCTATGTATAG TCTTCttaagaagaagaaaatgactATGCTGGAGATAGAGAAGTCATTAGGCAGCAATGTCTGTAGATGTACCGGCTATAGACCAATCCTAGATGCCTTCAAGAAGTTCGCTTCAGATAGCCCTGACCCATACCATCTACCAGACATTGAGGACTTAAAGATATGCAAGAAATCTGGTGATGAATGTTCACAGACGTGCAGTGAATCAGATTGGTGCTTTATTGGACATGATGATGTGGAAAGATCTCCAGTAATTCACATTAAGTTGTCTGATAATAAGGATTGGTTCAGGGTTGAGGAGATCGgtgatatatacaatatattcaagAAATATGGAGCTGATGAATACATGCTTGTTGCTGGGAATACAGCAAAGG gTGCTTATCCAATCCTTGAGTATCCGCGTCTACTAATAGATGTATCTGGAGTTACTGCGCTTAAAGGGTACTTGATAGACCAGAACCTAGGAATCGGAGCTGGCAATACCCTCACAGAGTTGGAAGAGATCTTCACAAATGTTTGCAAAAGGGAATACTTCAGTTATCTCAGAATtctttacaatcacttacaactGGTCGCTCATATTCCTGTCAAAAAT ATTGGAACTATTGCTGGCAATCTAATGACAAAGCACCGGCACAATGATTTTAAATCTGATATATTTCTTCTATTGGAGACAGTCGGTGCCAATGTAACGATTC ttaatgAAAGAGGACTTCCGTACAGAGTGAATATGAGACAATTTCTAAAGGAGAATATGAGAGGGAAGATCCTCCTGAACATATTGCTACCTCCTTTCAACGAACAATATAAATTGGTCACATTTAAG ATAATGCCCCGTTCTCAAAACGCCCACGCAATAGTTCACGCCGGTTTCCTATACAAAATCGACAGGAACCTGACTGTGGAATCATGTCGCATCGTATTCAGCGGTCTCTCTCCACCGCTGACGAGGGCGAGCAAGACGGAACGATTCTTGGTCGGCCAGCGGCTGTTTACCAATGAAACATTGCAAGGAGCGCTCGGTGTACTCAACGATGAGATCGTCGTGACAGACCATCTGCCCGAAATGTCTGCGGCCTACAGGCGGCAACTCGCTCTGGGACTCTTTTACAAA GGTTTGCTATCGTTGTGTCCGCCGAACATATTGGGAGCTCGATACAAATCAGGTGCTATTAGATTAAGAGAGGATCGGTCCGGCTCTGATGGACGACAGATATTCGATACGAACCCAGCGCTGTGGCCTCTCAACAAACCATCACCTAAAAGTGATGGATTG ATTCAATGTGCCGGTGAGGCGACATACACAGAAGACATTCCATCACTGCCGAACGAAGTGTTTGCAGCATTTGTACTCGCAGATATTCCCTTGGGAACTATTGATAGAATAGATTCAAGTACAGCATTA GCAGAGCCCGGAGTTTTAGCATTTTATTCAGCAAAAGATATACCAGGTGAAAATAGCTATACACCGGCTGGTTCTACATTCTACCAAGCAGATGAAGAGGTTTTATGTGAAAAAGAGGTGAAATATATGAACCAGCCTATAGGAATTATAGTAGCTCAAAACCAACACATTGCTGACAGAGCTGCAACTTTAGttaaagtattatataaaaatataaggaaaCCAGTAGTGGATATTAAAATTgccaaaaatgatccaaaaagaTCAACATTGTTCATGAATTTCAAACCAACTAGAACGGGGTCAGATGTGACAAAGGTAATAAAAGGAGAATCTACGATATACGGGCAGTATCACTTTACTATGGAGACGTTGGCTTGCGTGTCGCATCCAATTGAAGAAGGCATCAAAGTGTATTCTACAACTCAGTGGATAGATGTAGTACAGAGAATGGTagcaaaagtattaaaaattgaaCAAAACAG AATCGATGTTCAAGTCAGACGGCTTGGTGGAGCTTacggtataaaaatatcaagaGGGACTCAGGTAGCCACAGCATGTGCTTTGGTCACATTTAAACTTAACAGACCTTGCAGATTTATACaaagcttaaaaaataacatgcGAGCTGTAGGTAAAAGGTTACCATGTTCGACAAATGTTGAA TTGGGTGTTAACCAGAGAGGGGAAATTCAATTCTTAAAATATGAACTGTATTCAGACAATGGCTATATTATTGATGAACCTCTAACCGCTCTGGGACTTGATTCTTATTATAATTGCTATGATAAAAGTACTTGGGACTATACAGTTCTGAATTCTATAACTGATACAGCGTCAAATACATGGTGCAGATCTCCAG CAACCTTGGAATGTATTGCAATGATTGAAATTATTATGGAAAGAATTTCTTATGAGGCTAATATAGATCCATTTGAAGTTCGTATAGCTAATTTAGACAATATACAGCATAGAGACATCTTAGAACTTGTACAAACAATAAAAACGAACTCGAACTATGAAATGCGAAAAAAGGAAATAGAGAAATTTAATGTAGAAAATAGATGGAAGAAGAGAGGTCTTAGGTGCTCTTTTTTGAGATGGACTCCAGTTGGAAATCAATATTTCGATATAAATCTTGCTGTTTATTTTGGTGACGGCTCTGTTATTATCACACATGCAGGAATCGAAATGGGCCAAGGTGTAAATACAAAAGCAGTACAAATTTGTGCATATCTGTTAAAAATACCTgttgaaaaaattcaaataaaacccAATGAGACTACAAGTGCGCCGAATAGTTTTGTGTCAGGAGGCAGTGTTACATCACAAAACGTTGCGATTGGTGTCCGTAAATGTTGTGAAGAGTTACTTAGAAGATTGGAGCCTATTAAACAGAAACTGAATAATCCAACTTGGGCGCAGCTCATTCGAAGTGCTTATGATGCTCAGATCGACCTACAAGTTCATGGATTCACAAATATAGCTGATACTCAAGAGTATAACATATATGGAGTGACGTTAGCTGAAGTAGAAATAGATGTCCTAACTGGAGAGTGGAACATAAACAGGGTTGATTTGATTGAAGATGTTGGACAAAGTGTTAACCCTGAAATTGATATTGGCCAA ATTGAAGGTGCATTTGTGATGGGAGCAGGCTATTGGACAACTGAGGAGCTGGTGTATCATCCAGAGACTGGGGAACTCCTTACCGACAGAACGTGGGAGTACTGGGTCCCACAAGCGCGAGACATCCCTCAGGACTTCAGGATATATTTCAGGAAGAAATCCTACACCAACAATCTTATATTCGGAGCGAAAG CTACTGGCGAGCCGGCAACCTGTATGGCTGTGGTCATCCCGATGGCGATGAGGGAAGCCATC
- the LOC126964485 gene encoding uncharacterized protein LOC126964485 isoform X2 — protein MDKVTFKVNGVHCSVGCEVNSGTSLLEYLRRHLELRGTKYMCTEGGCGACLVSVVKHPGALPQSVNSCLTSVTSCKGWDITTIEKVGNRLDGYHSLQKTLYENSGTQCGYCSPGWVMAMYSLLKKKKMTMLEIEKSLGSNVCRCTGYRPILDAFKKFASDSPDPYHLPDIEDLKICKKSGDECSQTCSESDWCFIGHDDVERSPVIHIKLSDNKDWFRVEEIGDIYNIFKKYGADEYMLVAGNTAKGAYPILEYPRLLIDVSGVTALKGYLIDQNLGIGAGNTLTELEEIFTNVCKREYFSYLRILYNHLQLVAHIPVKNIGTIAGNLMTKHRHNDFKSDIFLLLETVGANVTILNERGLPYRVNMRQFLKENMRGKILLNILLPPFNEQYKLVTFKIMPRSQNAHAIVHAGFLYKIDRNLTVESCRIVFSGLSPPLTRASKTERFLVGQRLFTNETLQGALGVLNDEIVVTDHLPEMSAAYRRQLALGLFYKGLLSLCPPNILGARYKSGAIRLREDRSGSDGRQIFDTNPALWPLNKPSPKSDGLIQCAGEATYTEDIPSLPNEVFAAFVLADIPLGTIDRIDSSTALAEPGVLAFYSAKDIPGENSYTPAGSTFYQADEEVLCEKEVKYMNQPIGIIVAQNQHIADRAATLVKVLYKNIRKPVVDIKIAKNDPKRSTLFMNFKPTRTGSDVTKVIKGESTIYGQYHFTMETLACVSHPIEEGIKVYSTTQWIDVVQRMVAKVLKIEQNR, from the exons TTGGATGTGAGGTGAATTCTGGTACATCATTGCTGGAATACCTGCGCAGACATCTGGAGCTGAGAGGCACCAAGTACATGTGCACTGAGGGAGGTTGTGGTGCCTGCCTCGTTAGCGTGGTGAAGCATCCCGGAGCACTACCACAGAGCGTTAACTCG TGCTTAACGTCGGTGACGTCGTGTAAGGGCTGGGACATTACAACGATAGAGAAAGTTGGCAACAGGCTGGATGGATATCACTCCCTGCAGAAGACCTTGTACGAGAACAGTGGCACACAGTGTGGGTACTGCAGTCCAGGATGGGTCATGGCTATGTATAG TCTTCttaagaagaagaaaatgactATGCTGGAGATAGAGAAGTCATTAGGCAGCAATGTCTGTAGATGTACCGGCTATAGACCAATCCTAGATGCCTTCAAGAAGTTCGCTTCAGATAGCCCTGACCCATACCATCTACCAGACATTGAGGACTTAAAGATATGCAAGAAATCTGGTGATGAATGTTCACAGACGTGCAGTGAATCAGATTGGTGCTTTATTGGACATGATGATGTGGAAAGATCTCCAGTAATTCACATTAAGTTGTCTGATAATAAGGATTGGTTCAGGGTTGAGGAGATCGgtgatatatacaatatattcaagAAATATGGAGCTGATGAATACATGCTTGTTGCTGGGAATACAGCAAAGG gTGCTTATCCAATCCTTGAGTATCCGCGTCTACTAATAGATGTATCTGGAGTTACTGCGCTTAAAGGGTACTTGATAGACCAGAACCTAGGAATCGGAGCTGGCAATACCCTCACAGAGTTGGAAGAGATCTTCACAAATGTTTGCAAAAGGGAATACTTCAGTTATCTCAGAATtctttacaatcacttacaactGGTCGCTCATATTCCTGTCAAAAAT ATTGGAACTATTGCTGGCAATCTAATGACAAAGCACCGGCACAATGATTTTAAATCTGATATATTTCTTCTATTGGAGACAGTCGGTGCCAATGTAACGATTC ttaatgAAAGAGGACTTCCGTACAGAGTGAATATGAGACAATTTCTAAAGGAGAATATGAGAGGGAAGATCCTCCTGAACATATTGCTACCTCCTTTCAACGAACAATATAAATTGGTCACATTTAAG ATAATGCCCCGTTCTCAAAACGCCCACGCAATAGTTCACGCCGGTTTCCTATACAAAATCGACAGGAACCTGACTGTGGAATCATGTCGCATCGTATTCAGCGGTCTCTCTCCACCGCTGACGAGGGCGAGCAAGACGGAACGATTCTTGGTCGGCCAGCGGCTGTTTACCAATGAAACATTGCAAGGAGCGCTCGGTGTACTCAACGATGAGATCGTCGTGACAGACCATCTGCCCGAAATGTCTGCGGCCTACAGGCGGCAACTCGCTCTGGGACTCTTTTACAAA GGTTTGCTATCGTTGTGTCCGCCGAACATATTGGGAGCTCGATACAAATCAGGTGCTATTAGATTAAGAGAGGATCGGTCCGGCTCTGATGGACGACAGATATTCGATACGAACCCAGCGCTGTGGCCTCTCAACAAACCATCACCTAAAAGTGATGGATTG ATTCAATGTGCCGGTGAGGCGACATACACAGAAGACATTCCATCACTGCCGAACGAAGTGTTTGCAGCATTTGTACTCGCAGATATTCCCTTGGGAACTATTGATAGAATAGATTCAAGTACAGCATTA GCAGAGCCCGGAGTTTTAGCATTTTATTCAGCAAAAGATATACCAGGTGAAAATAGCTATACACCGGCTGGTTCTACATTCTACCAAGCAGATGAAGAGGTTTTATGTGAAAAAGAGGTGAAATATATGAACCAGCCTATAGGAATTATAGTAGCTCAAAACCAACACATTGCTGACAGAGCTGCAACTTTAGttaaagtattatataaaaatataaggaaaCCAGTAGTGGATATTAAAATTgccaaaaatgatccaaaaagaTCAACATTGTTCATGAATTTCAAACCAACTAGAACGGGGTCAGATGTGACAAAGGTAATAAAAGGAGAATCTACGATATACGGGCAGTATCACTTTACTATGGAGACGTTGGCTTGCGTGTCGCATCCAATTGAAGAAGGCATCAAAGTGTATTCTACAACTCAGTGGATAGATGTAGTACAGAGAATGGTagcaaaagtattaaaaattgaaCAAAACAGGTAA